One Kribbella sp. NBC_00662 genomic region harbors:
- the rplQ gene encoding 50S ribosomal protein L17, whose product MPTPTKGARLGGSPAHEKLILSNLATSLFEHGAITTTAAKAKRLQPLAEQMITKAKRGDLNSRRQVMKRIKDKSVVHVLFTEIGERYADRPGGYTRITKLGPRKGDNAPMVKIELVEALADSPKAKKTAKKAPAKKAAAPKADEPKAEEKVQDVVAGKFDNSAAPLEDGSAPEGFTIKGNENSMKYHTTESPWYDQTVAEVWFKTEADAEAAGFAKAGETEDDDK is encoded by the coding sequence ATGCCAACCCCCACCAAGGGTGCCCGGCTGGGCGGCAGCCCGGCGCACGAGAAGCTGATTCTCAGCAACCTCGCGACGTCGCTGTTCGAGCACGGCGCCATCACCACCACCGCGGCCAAGGCCAAGCGCCTGCAGCCGCTGGCGGAGCAGATGATCACCAAGGCGAAGCGTGGTGACCTGAACTCGCGCCGTCAGGTGATGAAGCGGATCAAGGACAAGAGCGTCGTGCACGTGCTCTTCACCGAGATCGGCGAGCGGTACGCCGACCGTCCGGGTGGCTACACCCGGATCACCAAGCTCGGTCCGCGTAAGGGCGACAACGCGCCGATGGTGAAGATCGAGCTGGTCGAGGCGCTGGCCGACTCGCCGAAGGCGAAGAAGACCGCCAAGAAGGCTCCGGCCAAGAAGGCGGCCGCTCCGAAGGCCGACGAGCCGAAGGCGGAGGAGAAGGTCCAGGACGTCGTCGCGGGCAAGTTCGACAACTCCGCCGCGCCGCTCGAGGACGGCTCCGCGCCCGAGGGCTTCACCATCAAGGGCAACGAGAACTCGATGAAGTACCACACCACCGAGTCGCCGTGGTACGACCAGACGGTCGCCGAGGTCTGGTTCAAGACCGAGGCGGACGCCGAGGCCGCGGGCTTCGCCAAGGCCGGCGAGACCGAGGACGACGACAAGTAA
- the rpsD gene encoding 30S ribosomal protein S4, whose product MARYTGPMTKKSRRLGVDLVGGDKAFERRPYPPGMHGRGRPKESEYLLQLREKQKARYSYGVLEKQFRRYYEEASRRSGKTGDNLLQILESRLDNVVYRSGLARTRRQARQLVVHGHFTVNGVKVNIPSYRVAAHDIIDVKQKSAETTPFIIARETHAERVVPAWLEVMPERLRILVHQLPTRQQIDTQVAEHLIVELYSKN is encoded by the coding sequence ATGGCCCGTTACACCGGACCTATGACCAAGAAGTCGCGCCGTCTCGGGGTCGACCTCGTCGGTGGCGACAAGGCGTTCGAGCGTCGTCCGTACCCGCCGGGTATGCACGGCCGCGGCCGCCCGAAGGAGAGCGAGTACCTGCTCCAGCTGCGCGAGAAGCAGAAGGCGCGTTACTCGTACGGCGTTCTCGAGAAGCAGTTCCGCCGGTACTACGAGGAGGCCTCGCGGCGCTCCGGCAAGACCGGTGACAACCTGCTGCAGATCCTCGAGTCCCGCCTGGACAACGTGGTCTACCGCTCCGGCCTGGCCCGGACCCGCCGGCAGGCCCGTCAGCTCGTCGTCCACGGTCACTTCACCGTGAACGGCGTCAAGGTGAACATCCCGTCGTACCGGGTGGCTGCGCACGACATCATCGATGTCAAGCAGAAGTCGGCCGAGACGACGCCGTTCATCATCGCCCGCGAGACGCACGCCGAGCGCGTCGTCCCCGCGTGGCTCGAGGTGATGCCCGAGCGGCTGCGGATCCTCGTCCACCAGCTGCCGACCCGGCAGCAGATCGACACCCAGGTCGCCGAGCACCTGATCGTCGAGCTCTACTCGAAGAACTGA
- the rpmJ gene encoding 50S ribosomal protein L36, with product MKVNPSVKKICDKCKVIRRHGRVMVICENPRHKQRQG from the coding sequence ATGAAGGTCAATCCGAGCGTCAAGAAGATCTGCGACAAGTGCAAGGTGATCCGCCGTCACGGCCGGGTCATGGTGATCTGCGAGAACCCGCGGCACAAGCAGCGGCAGGGCTGA
- a CDS encoding class I SAM-dependent methyltransferase, giving the protein MGDHFFSADPQSADVRRTVEARIWGKPYVFTTATGVFSRDRLDIGTAVLLRETEPPRRAGTFLDLGCGYGPIACALAVEAPKATVWAVDVNNRALELTEVNAAAAGVADRVRVALPDDVLEDVVFDEIWSNPAIHIGKPELHKMLLRWLSRLAPSGVAWFVVGKNLGGDSLQRWMTEQGYPCERIGSAKGFRVLRATR; this is encoded by the coding sequence GTGGGTGACCACTTCTTCTCCGCGGACCCGCAGTCGGCGGACGTACGGCGTACCGTCGAGGCGCGGATCTGGGGGAAGCCGTACGTCTTCACGACAGCAACCGGTGTGTTCTCCCGGGACCGTCTGGACATCGGTACGGCGGTGCTGCTGCGAGAGACCGAGCCGCCTCGGCGGGCGGGTACGTTCCTCGACCTGGGCTGCGGCTACGGGCCGATCGCCTGTGCGCTGGCGGTGGAGGCCCCGAAGGCGACCGTGTGGGCGGTCGACGTGAACAACCGTGCGCTCGAGCTGACCGAGGTGAACGCAGCAGCCGCAGGGGTTGCGGATCGGGTTCGTGTGGCGCTGCCGGACGACGTACTTGAGGACGTGGTGTTCGACGAGATCTGGTCGAATCCTGCGATCCACATCGGCAAGCCGGAGCTGCACAAGATGCTGCTGCGTTGGCTGTCCCGGCTCGCGCCCAGTGGTGTGGCGTGGTTCGTCGTCGGCAAGAACCTGGGCGGCGACTCCTTGCAGCGCTGGATGACCGAGCAGGGTTACCCCTGCGAGCGGATCGGCAGCGCGAAGGGCTTCCGCGTACTTCGCGCCACCCGTTGA
- the map gene encoding type I methionyl aminopeptidase produces the protein MMFRDRGIEIKTREQILAMRKAGLVVGRTLELLRGEVKAGITTGDLDAIAEDNIRSSGATPSFKGYHGFTGSICASVNDEIVHGIPGGRVLADGDLISIDCGAIVDGWHGDAAITVGVGEVADELLELARICEESMWRGFAAARLGGRLTDISAAIETHVRANSSYGIVEDFVGHGIGSAMHQPPNVPNFGRPGRGPKLVEGMALAVEPMLTLGKQDNHTLEDDWTVVTDDGRSAAHTEHTFTLTPQGPWVLTAIDGGEAKLAELGIKFGALAD, from the coding sequence ATGATGTTCAGGGACCGCGGGATCGAGATCAAGACCCGCGAACAGATCCTCGCGATGCGGAAGGCCGGCCTGGTGGTCGGCCGGACGCTGGAGCTGCTCCGCGGGGAGGTCAAGGCCGGTATCACCACCGGTGACCTCGACGCGATCGCCGAGGACAACATCCGGTCCTCCGGCGCGACCCCGTCGTTCAAGGGGTACCACGGCTTCACCGGCTCGATCTGCGCGTCGGTGAACGACGAGATCGTGCACGGCATCCCGGGCGGCCGGGTGCTGGCCGACGGCGATCTGATCTCGATCGACTGCGGCGCGATCGTCGACGGCTGGCACGGCGACGCCGCGATCACCGTCGGCGTCGGCGAGGTCGCCGACGAGCTGCTCGAACTCGCCCGGATCTGCGAGGAGTCGATGTGGCGCGGGTTCGCCGCGGCCCGGCTCGGCGGCCGGTTGACCGACATCTCGGCCGCGATCGAGACGCACGTCCGCGCCAATTCGTCGTACGGCATCGTCGAGGACTTCGTCGGGCACGGGATCGGGTCGGCCATGCACCAGCCGCCGAACGTGCCGAACTTCGGCCGCCCCGGTCGCGGGCCGAAGCTGGTCGAGGGGATGGCGCTCGCGGTCGAGCCGATGCTCACGCTCGGCAAGCAGGACAACCACACGCTCGAGGACGACTGGACGGTCGTCACCGACGACGGCCGCTCGGCCGCGCACACCGAGCACACGTTCACTCTCACTCCGCAAGGGCCGTGGGTGCTGACCGCGATCGACGGCGGCGAGGCCAAGCTGGCCGAGCTCGGGATCAAGTTCGGCGCTCTGGCTGATTGA
- the truA gene encoding tRNA pseudouridine(38-40) synthase TruA, protein MRWRIDLRYDGTGFHGWARQEGLRTVQGTLEEAIRVVLRLPEPLTVTCAGRTDTGVHARGQVTHVDVEGAVDPLRLLRGLNGVLPEDVAVTAVTAAPEGFDARFSALARRYVYRLCDDPAGWDPLTRGHVLRVGRPLDVDRMNAAAAGLLGEHDFAAYCKKREGASTVRALLDFSWQRTGVGQLEGTVIADAFCHSMVRALVGSMIPVGDGRRDVEWPSVVLAGKVRDSAVSVLPAHGLTLEEVRYPADGELAARALQARQVRGEVHQRG, encoded by the coding sequence GTGCGTTGGCGGATAGACCTCAGGTACGACGGAACGGGCTTCCACGGCTGGGCGCGTCAAGAGGGACTCCGTACCGTGCAGGGCACGCTGGAAGAGGCCATCCGCGTCGTACTGCGGCTGCCGGAGCCGCTGACCGTGACCTGTGCGGGTCGGACCGACACTGGCGTCCACGCTCGCGGCCAGGTGACCCATGTGGACGTGGAAGGCGCTGTAGACCCGCTGAGGCTCCTGAGAGGGCTCAACGGCGTCCTGCCCGAGGATGTAGCTGTCACGGCCGTCACGGCGGCCCCAGAGGGCTTTGACGCCAGGTTCTCTGCTCTGGCCCGCCGGTACGTGTACCGCCTGTGCGACGACCCGGCCGGCTGGGACCCGCTGACCCGGGGACATGTACTCCGAGTGGGGCGGCCGCTGGACGTGGACCGGATGAACGCCGCCGCGGCCGGTCTGCTCGGCGAGCACGACTTCGCGGCGTACTGCAAGAAGCGGGAAGGTGCGAGCACGGTCCGGGCGTTGCTGGACTTCTCGTGGCAGCGGACGGGTGTCGGGCAGTTGGAGGGCACTGTGATCGCGGATGCCTTCTGTCACTCGATGGTGCGGGCTCTCGTCGGTTCGATGATCCCGGTGGGCGACGGCCGGCGGGACGTGGAGTGGCCAAGCGTCGTACTGGCCGGGAAGGTTCGCGACTCGGCTGTGTCCGTGTTGCCGGCGCATGGGCTGACGCTGGAGGAAGTGCGGTACCCGGCGGACGGCGAGCTGGCCGCGCGGGCGTTGCAGGCGCGGCAGGTCAGGGGAGAGGTGCATCAGCGTGGGTGA
- the rpsK gene encoding 30S ribosomal protein S11, with the protein MPPKSRSAAGAKKVRRKEKKNVAAGHAHIKSTFNNTIVTITDPTGAVISWASAGTVGFKGSRKSTPFAAQMAAEAAGRRAMEHGMRKIDVFVKGPGSGRETAIRSLGAVGLEVGTIQDVTPVAHNGCRPPKRRRV; encoded by the coding sequence ATGCCTCCCAAGAGCCGCAGCGCGGCCGGCGCGAAGAAGGTGCGCCGCAAGGAGAAGAAGAACGTGGCCGCCGGCCACGCGCACATCAAGAGCACGTTCAACAACACGATCGTGACGATCACCGACCCGACCGGCGCGGTCATCTCGTGGGCCTCCGCGGGCACCGTCGGCTTCAAGGGTTCGCGCAAGTCGACCCCGTTCGCCGCGCAGATGGCCGCCGAGGCCGCCGGGCGCCGGGCGATGGAGCACGGCATGCGCAAGATCGACGTGTTCGTCAAGGGTCCCGGCTCCGGCCGTGAGACCGCGATCCGTTCACTGGGTGCCGTCGGCCTCGAGGTCGGCACCATCCAGGACGTCACCCCAGTCGCCCACAACGGATGCCGCCCGCCGAAGCGGCGCCGGGTCTGA
- the infA gene encoding translation initiation factor IF-1: MPKKEGVIELEGTIVEALPNAMFRVELSNGHKVLAHISGKMRQHYIRILPEDRVVVELSPYDLTRGRIVYRYK; encoded by the coding sequence ATGCCCAAAAAAGAGGGAGTAATCGAACTCGAGGGCACCATCGTCGAGGCCCTGCCGAACGCGATGTTCCGTGTTGAGCTGTCCAACGGGCACAAAGTGCTCGCGCACATCAGCGGCAAGATGAGGCAGCACTACATCCGGATCCTCCCCGAGGACCGGGTCGTCGTGGAGCTGTCGCCGTACGACCTCACCCGAGGTCGGATCGTCTATCGGTACAAGTAA
- a CDS encoding DUF1707 domain-containing protein produces MPQYQPYQRFTESDREKIAGRLRDAFADGRLDQPEFSSRLDQLYTVQTYGELEPLVRDLPPVSTYKTPEVVQDTKPAPAPGDFPERKKDNRPHRHGIGALGGGFTGVVAINVVIWFVIGLGNGGHWPHFWPVWLLIPWAIIALGGLGRRR; encoded by the coding sequence ATGCCTCAGTACCAGCCGTACCAGCGCTTCACCGAATCCGACCGCGAGAAGATCGCCGGACGGTTGCGGGACGCGTTCGCGGACGGCCGGCTGGATCAGCCCGAGTTCTCCTCCCGCCTCGACCAGCTCTACACCGTCCAGACGTACGGCGAGCTCGAGCCGCTGGTGCGCGACCTGCCGCCGGTGAGCACGTACAAGACGCCCGAGGTCGTGCAGGACACCAAGCCGGCGCCCGCGCCGGGTGACTTCCCGGAGCGGAAGAAGGACAACCGTCCGCACCGCCACGGGATCGGCGCGCTGGGCGGCGGCTTCACCGGCGTCGTGGCGATCAACGTCGTGATCTGGTTCGTGATCGGGCTCGGCAACGGCGGGCACTGGCCGCACTTCTGGCCGGTCTGGCTGCTGATTCCCTGGGCGATCATCGCCCTCGGCGGCCTCGGCAGGCGCCGTTGA
- a CDS encoding SigE family RNA polymerase sigma factor, translating into MAAEARTGPLDFEAWVGEKADALLRFAYVLTGDANLAEDAVQDALTTACARWGRVSRADDPEAYVKRMVVNAHISWWRKFRRREAPAADPVRTARAVSDGTAARAESEAIWALCATLPDKQRAAVVLRFYEELSYAEIAQLLHCAEATARSHVHRALAALKTTLSTESTEGAEDA; encoded by the coding sequence GTGGCAGCGGAGGCTCGGACAGGGCCGCTCGACTTCGAGGCATGGGTCGGCGAGAAGGCGGACGCCCTGCTGCGGTTCGCCTATGTCCTGACCGGGGACGCCAACCTGGCGGAGGACGCCGTACAGGACGCGTTGACGACTGCCTGTGCGCGTTGGGGACGGGTGAGCCGGGCCGACGATCCCGAGGCGTACGTGAAACGGATGGTGGTGAATGCGCACATCTCCTGGTGGCGCAAGTTCCGCCGCCGTGAGGCGCCTGCCGCGGACCCGGTGCGGACTGCGCGAGCCGTTTCCGACGGTACGGCGGCCCGCGCGGAGTCGGAGGCGATCTGGGCGCTGTGCGCAACGCTGCCGGACAAACAACGAGCTGCCGTCGTACTGCGGTTCTACGAGGAGCTGTCGTACGCCGAGATAGCACAGCTGCTGCACTGTGCGGAGGCGACCGCCCGGTCGCATGTGCATCGAGCATTGGCTGCATTGAAGACCACGCTGAGTACTGAGAGCACGGAAGGAGCCGAGGATGCCTGA
- the rpsM gene encoding 30S ribosomal protein S13, with the protein MARLVGVDLPRDKRIEVALTYIFGVGRTRALKTLEATGISGDKRVHELGDDELVKLRDWIEGNYKIEGDLRREVTADIRRKIEIGSYQGRRHRSGLPVRGQRTRTNARSRKGRRKAIAGKKKK; encoded by the coding sequence ATGGCACGCCTCGTAGGGGTCGACCTGCCGCGCGACAAGCGCATCGAGGTCGCTCTCACCTACATCTTCGGTGTAGGTCGTACTCGCGCCCTGAAGACGCTCGAAGCCACCGGCATCTCCGGTGACAAGCGCGTCCACGAGCTGGGCGACGACGAGCTGGTGAAGCTCCGGGACTGGATCGAAGGCAACTACAAGATCGAAGGTGACCTCCGTCGCGAGGTGACCGCGGACATCCGCCGCAAGATCGAGATCGGGTCGTACCAGGGTCGCCGGCACCGCAGCGGCCTGCCGGTGCGTGGTCAGCGCACGCGGACCAACGCCCGTAGCCGCAAGGGTCGCCGTAAGGCGATCGCCGGCAAGAAGAAGAAGTGA
- a CDS encoding DNA-directed RNA polymerase subunit alpha: MLIAQRPTLTEEVVDEYRSRFVIEPLEPGFGYTLGNSIRRTLLSSIPGAAVTSIKIDGVLHEFSTVAGVKEDATQLILNLKDLVVSSEHDEPVTMYLRKQGPGDVTAADIAPPAGVEVHNPDLKIATLNEKGRLEMELVVERGRGYVSAVQNKSADAEIGRMPVDSIYSPVLKVTYKVEATRVEQRTDFDRLVVDVETKPSMLPRDAVASAGKTLVELFGLARELNVEAEGIDIGPSPVDEQMAADLALPVEDLQLTVRSYNCLKREGIHTVGELISRSEQDLLDIRNFGSKSIDEVKLKLAEMGLSLKDSPPGFDLRAASGAYGNEADDEDESFAETEQY; this comes from the coding sequence TTGCTTATCGCACAACGCCCCACCCTGACCGAAGAGGTCGTCGACGAGTACCGCTCGCGGTTCGTGATCGAGCCGCTGGAGCCGGGCTTCGGTTACACCCTCGGAAACTCGATCCGCCGGACCCTGCTGTCCTCCATCCCGGGTGCAGCCGTCACCAGCATCAAGATCGACGGTGTCCTGCACGAGTTCTCGACCGTTGCCGGGGTCAAGGAAGACGCCACCCAGCTGATCCTGAACCTGAAGGACCTGGTCGTCTCGTCCGAGCACGACGAGCCGGTCACCATGTACCTGCGCAAGCAGGGCCCCGGTGACGTGACCGCCGCCGACATCGCGCCGCCGGCCGGTGTCGAGGTGCACAACCCGGACCTGAAGATCGCCACCCTGAACGAGAAGGGCCGGCTCGAGATGGAGCTGGTCGTCGAGCGCGGCCGCGGCTACGTGTCCGCCGTACAGAACAAGTCCGCCGACGCCGAGATCGGCCGGATGCCGGTCGACTCGATCTACTCGCCGGTGCTCAAGGTCACCTACAAGGTCGAGGCGACCCGTGTCGAGCAGCGCACCGACTTCGACCGCCTCGTGGTCGACGTCGAGACCAAGCCGTCGATGCTGCCCCGCGACGCCGTCGCGTCGGCCGGTAAGACCCTGGTCGAGCTGTTCGGTCTGGCCCGCGAGCTGAACGTCGAGGCCGAGGGCATCGACATCGGCCCGTCGCCGGTGGACGAGCAGATGGCCGCCGACCTGGCTCTGCCGGTCGAGGATCTGCAGCTGACCGTCCGGTCGTACAACTGCCTGAAGCGCGAGGGCATCCACACCGTGGGTGAGCTGATCTCGCGCAGCGAGCAGGACCTGCTGGACATCCGGAACTTCGGCTCCAAGTCGATCGACGAGGTCAAGCTGAAGCTGGCCGAGATGGGCCTGTCGCTGAAGGACTCCCCGCCCGGGTTCGACCTGCGCGCCGCGTCCGGTGCCTACGGCAACGAGGCGGACGACGAGGACGAGAGCTTCGCCGAGACCGAGCAGTACTGA
- a CDS encoding ABC-F family ATP-binding cassette domain-containing protein, producing the protein MGHVDVGGVGYELPDGRVLLDDITFRVGDGAKVALVGANGSGKTTLTRIIAGDLKAHSGSISRSGGLGVMRQFVGSVRDSSTVRDLLLAVAPEPIQQAAAKLDKAELAMMEDDTEKTQLKYAQAVSDWGEVGGYDAEVLWDVCTTAALGVPFDRCRWREVKTLSGGEQKRLVLEALLRGPDEVLILDEPDNYLDVPGKRWLEEQLRTSDKTVLYISHDRELLANTATRIVTVELGAAGNTAWTHGGGFATYHEARRHRFERFEELRKRWDEEHAKLRAQMLMYKQKAAYNSDMASRYRASQTRLRKFEEAGPPQALPREQKVSMRLTGGRTGKRAVVCTQLELTGLMKPFDLEVWYGERVAVLGSNGSGKSHFLRLLANGGSDPDVEHQPVGEVKIAPVAHTGNAKLGARVRPGWFAQTHEHPELVGRTLLEILHRGDDHREGMGRELASRKLDRYELAHAAEQTFDSLSGGQQARFQILLLELSGATLLLLDEPTDNLDVESAEALEEGLDAFDGTVLAVTHDRWFARGFDRYLVFGADGSVYEPDEPVWDEGRVERAR; encoded by the coding sequence ATGGGTCACGTGGATGTCGGCGGTGTGGGGTACGAGTTGCCGGACGGGCGGGTGTTGCTGGACGACATCACGTTCCGGGTCGGTGACGGTGCGAAGGTCGCGCTGGTCGGTGCGAACGGCTCGGGCAAGACCACGCTGACCCGGATCATCGCGGGTGACCTGAAGGCTCACAGCGGCAGCATCTCCCGGTCCGGTGGGCTCGGGGTGATGCGGCAGTTCGTCGGCTCGGTGCGGGACTCGTCGACCGTGCGGGACCTGCTGCTGGCCGTCGCGCCGGAGCCGATCCAGCAGGCCGCGGCCAAGCTGGACAAGGCCGAGCTGGCGATGATGGAGGACGACACCGAGAAGACCCAGCTCAAGTACGCACAGGCCGTGTCTGACTGGGGCGAGGTCGGCGGGTACGACGCCGAGGTGCTCTGGGACGTGTGTACGACGGCGGCGCTCGGCGTACCGTTCGACCGCTGCCGCTGGCGTGAGGTGAAGACGCTGTCCGGCGGTGAGCAGAAGCGCCTGGTGCTGGAGGCGTTGCTGCGCGGGCCGGACGAGGTACTGATCCTGGACGAGCCGGACAACTACCTCGACGTACCCGGGAAGCGCTGGCTGGAGGAGCAGCTTCGCACCAGCGACAAGACCGTGCTGTACATCAGCCACGACCGCGAGCTGCTGGCCAACACGGCTACTCGGATCGTGACCGTCGAGCTGGGTGCGGCCGGCAACACCGCATGGACGCACGGCGGCGGCTTCGCGACGTACCACGAGGCGCGGCGGCACCGGTTCGAGCGCTTCGAGGAGCTGCGGAAGCGGTGGGACGAGGAGCACGCGAAGCTCCGGGCGCAGATGCTGATGTACAAGCAGAAGGCGGCGTACAACTCCGACATGGCGTCGCGCTACCGCGCGTCCCAGACCCGGCTGCGCAAGTTCGAGGAGGCTGGGCCGCCGCAGGCGTTGCCGCGCGAACAGAAGGTCAGCATGCGCCTGACCGGCGGCCGCACCGGGAAACGGGCCGTTGTCTGCACGCAGCTCGAGCTGACCGGTCTGATGAAGCCGTTCGACCTGGAGGTCTGGTACGGCGAACGCGTCGCCGTACTGGGATCGAACGGGTCCGGCAAGTCGCACTTCCTCCGGCTGCTCGCCAACGGCGGTTCGGATCCGGATGTGGAGCACCAGCCGGTCGGCGAGGTGAAGATCGCCCCCGTCGCGCACACCGGCAACGCCAAGCTCGGTGCGCGCGTGCGGCCCGGCTGGTTTGCGCAGACGCATGAGCACCCGGAGCTGGTCGGCCGGACGCTGCTGGAGATCCTGCACCGCGGTGACGACCACCGTGAGGGCATGGGGCGTGAGCTGGCGTCACGGAAGCTGGACCGGTACGAGCTGGCGCATGCGGCCGAGCAGACGTTCGACAGTCTGTCCGGCGGGCAGCAGGCGCGGTTCCAGATCTTGCTGCTCGAGCTGTCCGGCGCAACGTTGCTCCTGCTCGACGAGCCGACCGACAACCTGGATGTGGAGTCCGCGGAGGCGCTGGAGGAGGGGCTGGACGCGTTTGACGGCACGGTGCTCGCAGTGACCCACGACCGGTGGTTCGCTCGCGGGTTCGACCGGTACCTCGTCTTCGGTGCCGACGGGTCCGTCTACGAGCCGGACGAACCGGTCTGGGACGAGGGCCGGGTGGAGCGCGCTCGCTAG